The Manihot esculenta cultivar AM560-2 chromosome 1, M.esculenta_v8, whole genome shotgun sequence genome has a window encoding:
- the LOC110609434 gene encoding blue copper protein 1a — MASSKICIVIAIAAVFAPSILATEFMIGDETGWTTNFDYQAWAYGKEFHVGDKLVFRYPPGVHNVVRVNGTGFEKCEAPAGTEALTTGEDTLTLTSPGKKWYICSMGNHCKSGNMRLTITVLAELGSPTASPSPSPVSAAVATGRTGLSGCGGWIAVAIAGIPGIVMV; from the exons aTGGCTTCTTCCAAGATATGCATCGTCATTGCCATTGCAGCTGTATTTGCCCCTTCAATTTTGGCTACAGAATTCATGATTGGTGATGAGACAGGATGGACCACCAACTTTGATTATCAAGCTTGGGCTTATGGAAAGGAATTCCATGTTGGAGACAAACTTG TCTTTAGGTACCCACCAGGAGTACACAATGTGGTGAGAGTTAATGGAACTGGATTCGAAAAATGCGAGGCACCTGCTGGAACTGAGGCCTTGACCACCGGAGAAGATACCCTCACACTCACATCTCCGGGCAAGAAATGGTACATTTGTAGTATGGGTAATCATTGCAAGTCCGGGAACATGAGACTTACCATAACTGTGTTGGCTGAGTTGGGATCTCCGACGGCTTCACCTTCACCTTCTCCAGTATCTGCTGCAGTAGCAACAGGCAGGACTGGTTTATCAGGATGTGGTGGGTGGATTGCTGTTGCCATTGCTGGAATTCCTGGAATTGTCATGGTTTAG
- the LOC110601186 gene encoding LOW QUALITY PROTEIN: guard cell S-type anion channel SLAC1 (The sequence of the model RefSeq protein was modified relative to this genomic sequence to represent the inferred CDS: inserted 4 bases in 4 codons; deleted 3 bases in 2 codons; substituted 3 bases at 3 genomic stop codons): MESRARPTSNSLEIHFVDIHEALHEEEEGREXEWQTKRGVNRQFQVREAKRPNRSFSRQVSLETGFTALYNRESKAKDETRALPRSGRSFGGLRTINRVNIGKQGDLSIFKTKATLNKKNSLMPGKKEKEMESQRFDGSNGHDDPVNEGVHAGRYFATPRGPELDQIKYEDILLPKYEKWPFLLXFPIGRFGICLGXSSQVFLWXTKFLHFTLFVNIALWLLAVTVLFSVSITYILKCIFYFVAVRREYFHSLRVNFFFAPWVVCMFLAISAPPLLAPAKLHPALWCTFMGXELKIYGQWLSGGKRRLCKVANPSSRLSVVGNFLGAILAAKVGWIKAAKFLWAIGFAHXIVVFVTLYQRLSTSKALPKELHPVYSMFITAPSAASIAWETIYGEFDGLSRTCYFIGLFLYISLAVRISFFTRPRCSVAXWPYTFRLTTVSVATIKYAEQVPGVPSKVLALSLSFMSSKMVSLLFVSTFFHVFVWHTLFPNDLTNKK; encoded by the exons ATGGAGAGTAGAGCAAGACCAACTTCTAATTCTCTTGAAATCCATTTTGTGGATATCCATGAAGCATTGCACGAGGAAGAAGAAGGACGAG AAGAATGGCAGACAAAAAGAGGTGTGAATAGACAGTTTCAAGTTAGAGAGGCAAAGAGACCCAATAGGAGTTTTAGCAGGCAAGTTTCGCTAGAGACAGGATTCACAGCTCTC TATAATAGAGAATCCAAGGCTAAAGATGAGACAAGGGCTCTTCCAAGAAGTGGACGTAGTTTTGGaggattg agaACAATTAATAGAGTTAATATtgga aaacaaggagatcttAGTATCTTCAAGACCAAAGCGACTCTGAATAAGAAAAATTCTTTAATGCCCggaaaaaaggagaaagaaatgGAGTCTCAGAGATTTGATGGTTCTAATGGACATGATGACCCTGTTAATGAAGGAGTTCATGCTGGGAGATACTTTGCTACTCCCAGAGGACCAGAGCTAGACCAGATCAAG TATGAAGACATTCTCCTTCCAAAATATGAGAAATGGCCCTTCCTTCTTTGATTCCCAATTGGTCGTTTTGGCATTTGTCTTG TAAGTAGCCAAGTTTTCCTAT CTACCAAATTTCTCCACTTTACACTATTCGTCAACATTGCTCTCTGGCTCTTAGCTGTAACTGTCCTATTCTCAGTTTCCATCACCTATATTCTCAAATGCATATTCTATTTTGTAGCTGTTAGAAGAGAGTATTTTCACTCACTTCGTGTCAACTTCTTCTTTGCCCCATGGGTTGTGTGCATGTTCCTGGCTATTAGTGCACCTCCCTTGCTAGCTCCAGCAAAGTTGCACCCTGCCCTTTGGTGCACCTTCATGG TCGAGCTCAAGATCTATGGCCAATGGCTTTCCGGTGGAAAGAGACGGCTTTGCAAGGTAGCTAATCCATCTTCACGTCTTTCTGTAGTTGGAAATTTTTTGGGGGCAATTTTAGCTGCTAAAGTGGGGTGGATTAAAGCAGCTAAGTTCTTGTGGGCAATTGGCTTTGCACATTAAATTGTGGTGTTTGTGACGTTGTATCAAAGGTTGTCCACAAGCAAAGCATTGCCCAAGGAACTGCATCCTGTGTATTCTATGTTCATTACAGCACCATCTGCAGCAAGTATTGCATGGGAAACTATTTATGGCGAGTTTGATGGGTTGTCAAGGACTTGCTACTTCATTGGATTGTTCCTCTATATTTCTCTAGCTGTACGTATCAGCTTCTTCACGAGACCT AGGTGCTCAGTGGCATAGTGGCCTTACACATTCCGCTTGACAACAGTATCAGTTGCAACCATCAAATATGCAGAGCAAGTGCCTGGTGTGCCAAGCAAGGTGCTTGCACTTTCGCTTTCTTTCATGTCATCAAAGATGGTATCTTTACTTTTTGTGTCGACCTTTTTCCATGTCTTCGTTTGGCATACATTATTCCCCAATGATCTtactaataaaaagtaa
- the LOC110618163 gene encoding Golgi apparatus membrane protein TVP38, whose amino-acid sequence MTYSDEDRLVPELRMSLEAHIDDEGDSEGDFVKLRDCEVEECGVIAATEGSSFCLWRWRGSVVWYWVKLALLFTCLGLLAAVFLKWVGPFFMDKELIPIIHWETTTFSTPVLALLVFSSVALFPTLLLPSSPSMWVAGMTFGYGFGFLLIISAAAVGVSLPYFIGSLFLHKIEGWLEKYPKKAAILRAAGEGNWFHQFRAVTLIRISPFPYILYNYCAVATNVKYGPYILGSLVGVVPEIFVAIYTGILIQTLADASDDGHSLSAQQIVFNVIGFCVTVITTIVFTVYAKSKLKVLQDEPLLS is encoded by the exons ATGACATATTCTGATGAAGATAGATTGGTGCCAGAGCTGAGGATGAGTCTAGAGGCTCATATTGATGATGAAGGTGATAGCGAAGGGGACTTTGTGAAATTGAGAGATTGTGAGGTGGAGGAATGTGGGGTTATTGCAGCAACAGAAGGGTCTAGTTTTTGTCTCTGGAGATGGAGAGGGTCGGTGGTATGGTATTGGGTCAAATTGGCTTTGTTGTTTACTTGTTTGGGATTATTGGCTGCTGTTTTCCTCAAATGGGTTGGTCCATTTTTCATGGACAAG GAGCTCATCCCTATCATTCATTGGGAGACAACAACATTTAGCACTCCTGTTCTGGCACTTCTGGTCTTTTCTTCTGTGGCATTGTTCCCCACCCTACTTTTACCATCTAGTCCTTCTATGTGGGTAGCTGGGATGACATTTGGTTATGGCTTTGGATTTCTGTTAATTATATCTGCAGCAGCTGTGGGTGTATCACTTCCATATTTCATTGGCTCATTATTCCTTCATAAAATTGAA GGGTGGTtagaaaaatatccaaaaaaagcTGCCATTTTGAGAGCAGCTGGTGAAGGAAACTGGTTTCATCAATTTCGAGCTGTAACGTTAATCAGGATTTCTCCATttccatatattttatataattattgtgCTGTTGCCACAAATGTTAAGTATGGTCCTTACATCTTAGGATCATTAGTAGGAGTGGTGCCGGAGATTTTTGTTGCAATCTACAC TGGGATCCTTATACAGACCTTGGCAGATGCTTCAGATGATGGACACTCCCTTTCAGCTCAACAAATTGTTTTCAATGTCATTGGTTTCTGCGTAACAGTGATCACCACTATTGTCTTTACCGTGTATGCAAAGAGCAAGCTCAAGGTATTGCAAGACGAACCTCTACTGTCATAG